The Vespula pensylvanica isolate Volc-1 chromosome 3, ASM1446617v1, whole genome shotgun sequence nucleotide sequence TATTTGTTCGTGAACAAACAGAAGAAGCATATCGTGCAATGTTAATTGctcataaaaagagaagagcaCATCATGATGTATGTAAAACTGGAAATATTACTAGTGTATTAATTAAACTATGaaatttgcaatatttttatttttattttcttttcagattCATCCTGAATTAAATACTCAGGGCATTGCTCTTGCCGACTTAACTCAAAGAGCACAGACTGGCCAAAAGCACAAGCTTTCAGTTAATACCTCTATAAGGATTACTCCTGCTAAGAAACGCATTAAACTAGAACAATCTACACTTTGTCCACCTGCaccaaaattaataaattcaaattctaCAAAACATGAAAGTGATAACAGTGATTATTCTCATACAACAGACGATAATAGACATTCTAATGCAGTGGACATAGATCACAAATTAACACCCATAAAATCTGAACCCATAGATGTATATGACATACATCCcgtatcaaagaaaaaaatgtatgacttaaaattaacaaattttgagtttcttgtaattattatttaaatattcttgtttattatttttttttttttacatataggAGCCCTGTTACTCCTAGGAATAATAAACCTATTCTAAGCACACtagaaattaagaaagaagtagaagaaatggactttgaagatataaaaacgGAGATTAATACGGGTACAAATGATGATGTTATGCCGGAGACAGAGGAAGACGaggaaaatgacaaaaaagaacTTGATTTAGGTAGTATCGACATGATGCAAATACCAATTCAACTTGACGATGGTATTGATATTCTTGATGATGTGAAGTAAGTTAAAGATATCTTGcaataatatcttattaactcagataaacaaacaaaatgcatattcttttttatatttcttttttctatttaagatgtgagaatgaaaatgttatgactatgagagataaagaaatatctgtACCTAGTGGAGAAGATACTATTGATGTTAATAGTGGAGCAGAACTTATGCAAGAAACGCATgcatcatttttctctttgctgaGAGATGCTTTCACTTCTAAAGGGGAATTTAGAATGAGTACTGGAGAAATAAAGGATGCTATCACACAATGGCAAGGCAATCCAATTTCGCCACTAAATGACTGGTATGAAAGAACATgtaacttaaaaataaaataacgtgtATTGAtaactatttaaatatttttaacaattttatgtatataattatgtagGTATTCTTTAGCATCTTCATGGCCATCGTTAGTTCCATTAGCTTTGGGATTTCTTGCTGGTGAATTAACATATTCTCAAGAATTGGAACAACCACAGGAACGGGAACAAGAACTTGTTCCCTACTTAGAAAATAAAGGCAGTGGTGTATATGCTTGGATTGGTGCAGGCAGAGATTCGGATTCTCGTCTATTAGATTTGTGTACAAGATTTTTAATGCATAGGTATCTAGACATTTTTTCACACAAAAAGTATTTAccatttttttatgttcttatctgtatatatacattttttttattagagatTCACTGGGGCCATCTTATATGTCATCTGGTGTAGTTTCTGTAAAACAAATATCACAGTTATCGACGccaagtaataataataataataataacaacaacaacaacaatggaAACAGTACAACCAATGGAAACACTAGAAGTGCAAGTCCTGCAGTAGAATCAATTAATATCGATACAAGTTCTCTTGGATCTATCACAGAATGGGAACCACCACGAGCATTATGGCCTACAGAATGGAAAGTCCGACCGTCTACAATCGAAGAACGTGAAGAATTTAGAAGACAAGAACGAATGCGCTATGCAGCACCTCATAAAGCATTTACTTATCGCATGCATGGATATGCATCTGTAGTGGGACCTGTCAAAGGCATTTATCAACATAATGTTGGTACGTTCTCAATTAATAGTTAAAATCACTTTTATATCTGgaactattctttttttttttcattacatttaacattttttaaacaataggATCTGGATTAACTAAACCACGAGGACATTCTTTATTAGTAGCTGACCGACCAAATTTTGTAACAATCTTAGCGTTGGTTAGAGATGCCACAGCTCGATTACCAAATGGTGAAGGAACTCGTGCTGATATATGTCAGTTATTAAAAGATTCTCAGTACATCAGAGAACAAGGAGAGAGCGATGACAAAGAAGGGTATTTACATTCAGTTGTGTCAGGTGCTTTGGACAGATTGCATTATGAAACAGATCCATGCGTTAGATATTATCCTCGACGTAAAGAATGGCTATATCTTCATAGAGCTCGTTCAGAGTCGGAATTTGGTATGtatttacattcttttattattgaatactTACatgttgtgtatatatatttaatatacattatttcgtaaataattatactctaaaacaatattttagaaatgtaTCATCAACAACTACAAGGTGTagcaaagaataaaaaaaatgtaggaaATACGTCacggaataaattattacaaccATCTATTAAACCTATTGTACATAAGGAACAATCTCCTAATAGCAGCAAAGAAACTACTCCCAAAAAAGAAAGGCGCGCTGTTACTGTGGTACAACCAGTTATAACTCggtaaatataacataaaaaaacctataaaaataagaaaacgaaacacAATAAGCATGAAATTAATCTTTGTGCCTTATTCTTATAGAAAAGAACAACGTAAAACCGATGAAAAAATTACTGTTGATCATCCAACTTCTTCCGAACAATCGGTTGTTAATACAACGACAGTAACAACGATCAATGCATCAACATCAGCCATTTCTACCGCTACTGGTACTACCATTTCTGTAACTACACTTCCAAGCTCTTCTACATTAACTACGACAGCTAACATAGacagaaataatatcgtttctgAAGTTAAAACTTTAACAACATcaaatgcaattaaaaaagtaactaATATAGGAGGGAAACCGGTGGCTGTAGTAAAAACTAACGCAGCACAAAGTTTATTGCAATCAAGTCAACAGCATTTTCCTCATCATCAAATACAAGTGTCCACATCTGCCGGACTGCAAACTATAAGATTGTCAGGGCATTCTGTACTTCATTCTGCTCAACCTACAGCAACAAGTACCAGTTCTTGTATAGGAAACACTACCACAAATTTAGCAACAATATTTCCTAATGCTAAAGTTCAAaatcaacaacagcaacaaacTGTAGTAACGAGTCAAACTGGGAAAAGTATTTTGCAAACTTCTAATATAAAACAACAGTCTCAACAACCACACGTATTGCCTGGCAAAACATTACTGGCATCTCAAATAAAATTAGTCAGTTCAGgacaaataaaatcattactCACAGGGCATGGCCTTCAAGGTCAAACGATATTCATTAAACAATCATCTCCATCCAATAATCAGTCTCAACAAttacagcaacaacaacaacaattaaaggtaaaataaaaggaaaattgatCTACTTTTAGACCTACTTTTCTTAACTCCATATTAATATCAAACTTTTGTACTAttaacagcagcaacagcaacaacagcagcaacaacaacaacaacagcagcagcagcaacagcagcagcaacagcagcagcaacagcagcaacaacaacaacagcaacagcaacaacttCAAAGAGTCGTAACTAACCAACAACAACAGATACAAACAACAGGAATGCAACGTATAATTGCACAAATCGGCGGTAAACCGATTGCGGTGCAAATACAACAATCTCCGCATCAATcccaacagcaacagcaacaacaacaaaaaatattggCGAAGGTTTTAACTAGTACAGGTGCGGGACAACTTATCTCTGTAGAAAGTTTACTTGCACAAAAGGGATTGAAATTAGCAACGAATGCTACTCATGCTAATCAAGTAAACAGACAAGGCAAACAAGTCATACAAACTCAGTATCaggtatttatataaaacataatatcttttgtaaagcatatttatgtatacatgtatataatgtatttaaatttatctgGACGTTCTATTTGTCGAATTAGGTGGTGTCACAAAATCAAACATCTTCGGCACAATCGAAAATTATTGCTAGTACACATCAACAATCTCAATCGCCTCAAACTCAGACAGTCAGAATGGTCACAGCACAAATTACTGGAAAACCTATTGTCCTAGCAAGTGGAAATAAGAGTGTTGGCGTTGGAGTAAGTGGGAGTGGAAATGTAGTTCTTGGAAAACAACAAAAcccacaacaacaacaaagtcAACAGCAACCAATAATTCTACCAAGTCAGTTgctaaatattaaaacgttaCATGGTCTCAAGGTGATACCAACGCCTACAGGACTGAAGACAACAGGCGCTGCAGTTTATGCTAGAGTTATCGCGCCTACCACGATCTCTTCGACGCAGTCGACAATAaatcaacaacagcagcagcaacaacaacaacaacaacaacagcagcagcagcagcagcagcaacaacaacagcaacaacaacctGCTCAAACACAACCATCAAAGAACAATTCACATAGCACACCTTGACAAAATTAATATggtattgttttattatattcttcttcattgtttcgatcatttatattttgaatactTTAAAACTATTACAGGTCTAAATCTCGTATGATTTACTTGTAAAACTGTAGTTAAAGTATGTAGCACTTCATTGTTGCatcgtatttaatatatgcAACAAAAAATGTTGAACACACAGAAATTCCAAAATTTTCGTGCAACACACACAACAACAGAACAATAGCTCTGTACGAATAGGAATGAGGTGATGGATAATATATGAtgcataaatgaaaaaatacgcGAAATTTGTATTATGTATGGAGTATTTACAAATGCATGATATAATTTGAATACAAAGCATTACTTGCTCTTGTGTTCTGAAGATATGTAGCGTTAAGTATAAATAAACTTAcatgtaagaaaatattaagttatttttttacaagtttccgccttttatagaaaaagaaaaagaaaatactattTAGAACACCTAGGCAGCACAAGCTACCGCGTCTTTGGTTCTCCCTTTTTTCAAGGATATCATTAGAGACAGTCAATGTGTTCTTACAatattacatagataaatacacatatactaataatattaaattgcaTAACAGGAAGTCATAAGCTAAGTGTATCTGTTAAAGCAAAAGGCTGTAACaggtaaattaataaaatgctCGCGTTATTACACTTAgcgtattaaaataaactttgttatatttgagaacttcttatttcttcaaatatgTCAATGAGATTATTGACACCTATCAAATAACCGTCTTCGTGACTTCCTACTTGCCATTCAACGTCATGACGAATTTCGGATAAATGTTGTGGTAAAGGCAACGTCTTTGCAAAGTCAATCATCCATATACCGGCATTTGTAACATCGTGTACGAACAATAAGCTCGAACCAACAACTTCGTGTGAAGCAAAAAATGGGGATGCCTTTAGCGTCGTTCGTATAGCTTTAAGGCGTTGTAAATATTTTGGAACTACGTGTGCGTAACCTTCAACAAAACGCTTAAGAGCTTCTGTGACCTACGGTAAAACTTTggattataatatgtaattttgttttcatatttaatatcttcgatTTAAACAAGATTGTTTAGCTAGTATATAATAGCAAACCTGTTCATGAGTTTTAGTTGttttaaaatcttttgaaGATCCACCATGTGCTAATTTTATACCTTCAACTCGAAATCCGAGTGTAGCCGTACTAGAAATTGTTTCTCGCCAGACCATATATCTCGGCTTTGTAACACCCTGTAATCGATGTTCTTCGACACTTGGTGCAGTTGGATCAATTTGTACCATTTTCTCATACATGTCTTTCCGTAGCtacataacaaaaaattatacaaaaattccGTTGTACATAAAACGTAATGTCTTCTTTACTGCGTAAGTTCatcacgattattattattattattattattattattattttatacagtaTTCGTCATATTGTATCCTATGGGTACCTTAGGTCTTTCTTTAGCTTTTGCCAATTCAGATTCAAGATATGTTCGCACTCCGACTTTACAATCCATCACACAAGGTTGTTCAAAATCTCCCAAAAGATCTTGAAGTTGCAGATATGAACAAACAATAGatcctttttctatcgttttatcttcatctttattctttgtttttgacTCAGAATCTTCACAGTTCTCTTCTTCGGATTCTCGAATATCCAAAACTCCTTTAAATTCAGGTACATATGGTCTCAGAATATCGCGCATTAGTAAACGGAAACAAGCTTCTTCCTGTGGACAGAATCTCTTTAATATAGTTCCTGGTGTAGGCCCAGCACGAAAGTTTCCTTGATGTCCAGCTAATTGTACCTAAATAAAagattacgaaataaattattcagaatatttaatatgtgaaattatattatacttattcaTCTTATAGGAtacttatattacattaataatcaatatttaccCATGGGTAtcgttgttttttatatatttgaaaaaatggaGCCCAATGTATAACATTTCTCAGTTTTCTCCAACCAGATGTCTGtaacagataaataattacattaagaTGGACATAACTAATATGAAAGAATGGAATCGGAGTGTATATCTTCAACTATACTTATGGTTAACTATACTCACTCGTAAAGATTTAACTGGTTGAAGTTCCTCAGAGATATCACAGTCATCTCCACTTAAACTGGAGGTAGTTGAACAATCTGATACTTTACGTACAGGTGGAACATCTAATAATTCAACTTTTGATTGGTCTTTTAGTTCAGAAGGATTATCATCTGTATATTCAGGAACTGGAGAATCAAATTTGGTGTAATATGAACCAGTAGTCTCTACACATGAATTTCTTCTGTTTCCAGCTTCATGCAGATTCCTGAAacaagtaaaattttattttgttatttttaaattggtATACGcaaatatttaagtaaaacctaatatatcatgaaatataaagatacCTCATAGAAGCGGTATTTGATTGCCCTAGGCACAAACAACAGGAATCAGAATGTCGACGAAGACGACAAACTTGAAGGaactttatatttaaagaCTCTTGTATCTCGTCGCAATCCAAACAAGAACAACTACTGGCTTGACTTGGACTGCCACTCGTTCCATCATACTTTTCGACGTCAAGATTGGTTCTCTCGAAGTTTTCATCTAAGTAAGAATAATCCGAATAATCGCTAACAACCACACTTGGCGTTCTCCAATATCTTGGTCGCCCTTCGGTAGACTCACATTCGCTACTTTCTACCATGTTAAAACAATCCCATCCTGTAAAAAAACAGATGACCTTTTATTCCATTAACTGACAATTCTAACATTTAACAGAAAATGAATACACAttacgaagaaatataaaacgtcctaaaaagaaaaagatcattaaATATCGAACGCGATCGATACGATGGAATAATCAAATTCccttggttttctttttttctttattttcactcGTACTTTTTTCAGGAATTTATCTAAGTAAATCACCTTTTCCTTGATCCTCATCACTCAGTACAGCACTATCAGAACTGTAACATCTCGTGACCCTTAGTTTGTGTCGGTTTTGCTGATAAACACTGTTCGACGTATCGTCATCACTCGGCAAGGTTGAATCGAGACTCCAACATCGAGCTACCgatcctcttcttcgttccgTATCGGGCTCAATGCCCTCGTCATTCGGAGGACTTTTACTCAAAACACGTACGACCGGCATCCTTATCGTATCAAATTTGTCGTACCTTTCATTTGCTTCCGTAGTATCATCATTGGTGGTATCATCTTCTTTTTGCGGAAGATTCTTCGACTTCATAACGGTGACCCCATTCAGTGGCTGGCGGCTGTGCTGGCAGCTGTATCTGCCGTATTACACGCAAATATTCAACGATATGATCCAGCGGAATGGTGGTCAAAGAATCGCGACGTGTTATAGCGCGTAATAATAACGTAAACGAGGAATGAATGATTTTTGATCGTTGATCGGTACAATTTGTTTCACAAAACAATTGTTACCTCGCACTTGTCTCTCCTTTAACGCGTGCCCTTCCATTCGATACGATGGGCCGTAGTATGCATGTCGTATCGGATATATTAAACTTTAAATTGAATGCTTTCCAAGGACGATCTCGACGCTACATATCGACAATCCAACTCGACGCCATGTCGCGTTGAGAAACACGAAACTCGGACGAGAGTATGCCCGATAGTTGTTCGATACATGCGTTCGTTCGCGCTCAGCTATCGTCCCCACTCTATTCTTTGAAGGAATCTCCTTGAAGAGAAAAGTAACCCTCTTCGAcaacctctttctctcctgtcccttcttttatttgttcctGTTATTGTCAGTCTCAGACGAGTTCTTCGAGTACAAACACAACGTCTTTCGACAGAGTAGTTTATCGCTCATAGTAACACGTTCATGCTTTTTCACTTTAAAAAGAGTTTGTAGAAACGAAGCTTCGTAAACATATCATACGATCTTTATCATGGATCGCTTtgtcatctctctttttaattaattcgtccAGAATTCGTCGCTCCTTCCTCGACGCATTGAAAACGAGGCAtcctattttttaatttacgcgCGCTTCGTAAGTATTCATCGATTGTCGATTGTTCACCATCCTTTTTAGCACAACCGCaaagatttctttatttcaaattacCGGAAAAGGGAGTTGTTTTTAGATGATAAACGATGAGAGATAAGGGATAACAGGAAGTTCGATGGTAAAGTAGTTGTCTCGTCGAAGGTACGAAAGAATCTATAAGTGTGTGCTTGGTCATTCGGTTCgggaaaaaaatgtagaaaggATGAGGTTGGAAAGGTATATTGAAAttgtttcttattctttcgtttgaCGTCACGCGTGCGTCAGAGGAACCGTAGAAACGAGAAAGTGCGATTGAATGATCGTATTTATGATCATCTCGCGACTATATGTTGTCTGGTATCGTtaattctttctccttctctacgAACGGTCCATTATCTCGTCAGTTCAAATGCCCCTCGGCCACTTGAGCCTATCTGTGTTCGCTTCGTTCTATTCAATGCGTATCAAGTGCTtgtcgtataataataaatgttcctTATTCATTTCGGAACGCTTTAAATGTTTATTAGATATCAACGACCTCTAcctataattataattcaatattcaaatattcgcATTTGTATTACATGCTAATAACGCTTCGatgttttcgaatatttttttcaattgctTTTACGATCGGTTTCCAATCTATTCCGTTATCTCCTTTTCGTATCATACTAAGAGATAAtcagttatattattatttattctttagttatatattctttctgcGTTAACTGAAAAATATCAGGTATGTTAGAATCGTGAACAGGGCGAATAAAATTTGTCATGGAATTAGGTCAATGTTGTCTCAAGGctattctcctctctctctctctctctctctctctctctcttcctctctctaatGTGCACTCTAGATAAATGATGCCACATGCGTTAACACCGTATTATCGACATATAGAATGGACTGCGTTTCATAGTAAACGTTTAAATTCTAGAAGACAGAAAAGCAAATACCAGATCGTCATATACtgtcttttttaaagaaaaagtgatTGGTCAACACGTTTCTATGGTAACGAATCAATGACGTAGTGTATAGAATAAGCACCTACGACATAATTCTTCGaactacgtatatatttatttagaaattctttcttcggatatcaataaaaagtaaaaaataatatcgtacatttcacttataaatttaattaataaaatattaaaaattgtttacttCATGTTCTTCACATCATAAGTACGatcttgtatataataaaaataaaacacagATGCTAATCTACTCttcccttttcgttttctaaaGTTCACATACATAGTAGTTACTCTCCAGCGAATATATAGATGGTCCATTTTGTACGTCCATGTGCCGTATTGATTAGAGCACGAATAAGTCGATCCAATTTTGTAAGTTTTTACGTTTATGTTtagaaaaaactaataaaaaatggtCGCTGAACAAAGAAGACGTGTCGAAGATCTTATGACAAGAATGATCGAAGAGATGGATAAGGCATATTTAAGGAGAATGCAGGTAATTggtaatagattttatttaggTTATTCGTGCCTTTGGACCTCGTGCTTTCAGATGATGTAAGATACTGAAAACTACACTGTTGATTCAAAGTACATTTCTttatatggaaaataattaataaaaatgggACTTTCATAGATTATGATAAAGATaatggatatttttttttttaattttagggTAATATGCATAGATGTGCAGCCACTTGTTGTGATAATGAAAGTTACAGCATACTACAAGTACAAAACTGTGTAGAAAATTGTAGTTCCTCATTAAACGAGGCACAAAATTATGTTCAGAATGAATTTGTAAGAATACAGGTTCGTACTTCGACTTCGTGTATCTTTATGTTGCttatcgtaatatttaatgCATAGTACTAATGTGTTATATTCATTAGAATCGATTACAAAGATGTGTAATGGACTGCAATGAcacgataaaagataaaatgagtTCAAATCTAACGCAAAATGAAGTGGATAGGTATAGCGAAGAATTTGATAAATGTGCAACAAAATGCGTAGACACTTATTGCGACTTATTACCTTCGTTGGAAAAATCAATGAAGAATGTACTTTCAAGTAAAGTTTGAAAAATAGTAcaaggataaataaattattcttataaggctaaaaaacaaatttcaattGTTAAAACATGcatcttttgtaatttttataggtattaaatatgtaacatAGATGAAACTGTTAATATtcagaaaaattgtttttaagtGCATTAATGCATTGGTGGTGTATATAATGCTTAAAGTTTTACATACTTTAGTTAGTTTTCCTGTATTACAGTTAAATACAGtagttttatttcaattattacagAAGATCTTACTTTGTCATTTCCAAAAGAATTTAGTCACTTTTTTATAGCCATAAATACTTTTccatttgtacatatataaaaaatatgcacCTGTTTCGATTATGCTCCTAAtctttttccaaaaaatatagaatataatagcTAGAAATTACAGTGTCGTTGtaacttattttttaaacatattggTTCCAGTATTTagcgtcatttttttttctatttatagtttcaaaaataattgttacaaATTGGGAGTAACTTTCCGCCGCTTCGTGTTTCTTAGATATCATTTTGACGTGTACTGCCTCATCTAATACTTGCTTCTTCTCAAATTTGTTTCCTGCAAACAACAGTTGTACAAGATGACGTTTTGTATAAGACAtagtgaattaaaaaaaaaggagataacgAACTGCATGATCATGGTATTTATTAACTGGTACATTCGTTCATTGCACCAAtacattttcgtttctcttttttctctcaacatAATAACAAATTCACTGTTGCAatcaatatcttttctttattgttacAATAGACATTACGCTTATTGCACACTTTTCCATGATATAAAACCTTTCCA carries:
- the LOC122627944 gene encoding nuclear factor related to kappa-B-binding protein-like isoform X3; this encodes MEVDDCSAGGDTGGEEDEDEASSHGSVSNSSSSGMSGSSTSTDSGEDSGEERDSSDTDSHSSADEDDDENENTEYSVKAESSDALRWETCVAANIRLKLPQDLCEDSAIFKELLDYPYFWNECLSENQRESLYSFLPTFPKDCDIEAEMERTLQMLFDREDHRFGVATLDAFHKHLLAGYYRPDIKRMRSLLHKAQQKRLLFEERKRSYELANQLLKSRESLLSNAYKQGFSQPVHRTMSKFHWKKPKPAMVEEKTQLRYLEELSILRTELGTSARLAPDTTSENEENYLYYQLSGTKQKKKKRSTMSLQGLSIRGLQINQEDETIRPVFSTFQRTDYASNRSLFVREQTEEAYRAMLIAHKKRRAHHDIHPELNTQGIALADLTQRAQTGQKHKLSVNTSIRITPAKKRIKLEQSTLCPPAPKLINSNSTKHESDNSDYSHTTDDNRHSNAVDIDHKLTPIKSEPIDVYDIHPVSKKKMSPVTPRNNKPILSTLEIKKEVEEMDFEDIKTEINTGTNDDVMPETEEDEENDKKELDLGSIDMMQIPIQLDDGIDILDDVKCENENVMTMRDKEISVPSGEDTIDVNSGAELMQETHASFFSLLRDAFTSKGEFRMSTGEIKDAITQWQGNPISPLNDWYSLASSWPSLVPLALGFLAGELTYSQELEQPQEREQELVPYLENKGSGVYAWIGAGRDSDSRLLDLCTRFLMHRDSLGPSYMSSGVVSVKQISQLSTPSNNNNNNNNNNNNGNSTTNGNTRSASPAVESINIDTSSLGSITEWEPPRALWPTEWKVRPSTIEEREEFRRQERMRYAAPHKAFTYRMHGYASVVGPVKGIYQHNVGSGLTKPRGHSLLVADRPNFVTILALVRDATARLPNGEGTRADICQLLKDSQYIREQGESDDKEGYLHSVVSGALDRLHYETDPCVRYYPRRKEWLYLHRARSESEFEMYHQQLQGVAKNKKNVGNTSRNKLLQPSIKPIVHKEQSPNSSKETTPKKERRAVTVVQPVITRKEQRKTDEKITVDHPTSSEQSVVNTTTVTTINASTSAISTATGTTISVTTLPSSSTLTTTANIDRNNIVSEVKTLTTSNAIKKVTNIGGKPVAVVKTNAAQSLLQSSQQHFPHHQIQVSTSAGLQTIRLSGHSVLHSAQPTATSTSSCIGNTTTNLATIFPNAKVQNQQQQQTVVTSQTGKSILQTSNIKQQSQQPHVLPGKTLLASQIKLVSSGQIKSLLTGHGLQGQTIFIKQSSPSNNQSQQLQQQQQQLKQQQQQQQQQQQQQQQQQQQQQLQRVVTNQQQQIQTTGMQRIIAQIGGKPIAVQIQQSPHQSQQQQQQQQKILAKVLTSTGAGQLISVESLLAQKGLKLATNATHANQVNRQGKQVIQTQYQVVSQNQTSSAQSKIIASTHQQSQSPQTQTVRMVTAQITGKPIVLASGNKSVGVGVSGSGNVVLGKQQNPQQQQSQQQPIILPSQLLNIKTLHGLKVIPTPTGLKTTGAAVYARVIAPTTISSTQSTINQQQQQQQQQQQQQQQQQQQQQQQQQQPAQTQPSKNNSHSTP
- the LOC122627944 gene encoding nuclear factor related to kappa-B-binding protein-like isoform X7, producing the protein MEVDDCSAGGDTGGEEDEDEASSHGSVSNSSSSGMSGSSTSTDSGEDSGEERDSSDTDSHSSADEDDDENENTEYSVKAESSDALRWETCVAANIRLKLPQDLCEDSAIFKELLDYPYFWNECLSENQRESLYSFLPTFPKDCDIEAEMERTLQMLFDREDHRFGVATLDAFHKHLLAGYYRPDIKRMRSLLHKAQQKRLLFEERKRSYELANQLLKSRESLLSNAYKQGFSQPVHRTMSKFHWKKPKPAMVEEKTQLRYLEELSILRTELGTSARLAPDTTSENEENYLYYQLSGTKQKKKKRSTMSLQGLSIRGLQINQEDETIRPVFSTFQRTDYASNRSLFVREQTEEAYRAMLIAHKKRRAHHDIHPELNTQGIALADLTQRAQTGQKHKLSVNTSIRITPAKKRIKLEQSTLCPPAPKLINSNSTKHESDNSDYSHTTDDNRHSNAVDIDHKLTPIKSEPIDVYDIHPVSKKKMSPVTPRNNKPILSTLEIKKEVEEMDFEDIKTEINTGTNDDVMPETEEDEENDKKELDLGSIDMMQIPIQLDDGIDILDDVKCENENVMTMRDKEISVPSGEDTIDVNSGAELMQETHASFFSLLRDAFTSKGEFRMSTGEIKDAITQWQGNPISPLNDWYSLASSWPSLVPLALGFLAGELTYSQELEQPQEREQELVPYLENKGSGVYAWIGAGRDSDSRLLDLCTRFLMHRDSLGPSYMSSGVVSVKQISQLSTPSNNNNNNNNNNNNGNSTTNGNTRSASPAVESINIDTSSLGSITEWEPPRALWPTEWKVRPSTIEEREEFRRQERMRYAAPHKAFTYRMHGYASVVGPVKGIYQHNVGSGLTKPRGHSLLVADRPNFVTILALVRDATARLPNGEGTRADICQLLKDSQYIREQGESDDKEGYLHSVVSGALDRLHYETDPCVRYYPRRKEWLYLHRARSESEFEMYHQQLQGVAKNKKNVGNTSRNKLLQPSIKPIVHKEQSPNSSKETTPKKERRAVTVVQPVITRKEQRKTDEKITVDHPTSSEQSVVNTTTVTTINASTSAISTATGTTISVTTLPSSSTLTTTANIDRNNIVSEVKTLTTSNAIKKVTNIGGKPVAVVKTNAAQSLLQSSQQHFPHHQIQVSTSAGLQTIRLSGHSVLHSAQPTATSTSSCIGNTTTNLATIFPNAKVQNQQQQQTVVTSQTGKSILQTSNIKQQSQQPHVLPGKTLLASQIKLVSSGQIKSLLTGHGLQGQTIFIKQSSPSNNQSQQLQQQQQQLKQQQQQQQQQQQQQQQQQQQQQQQPAQTQPSKNNSHSTP